Proteins from a single region of Parasedimentitalea psychrophila:
- a CDS encoding SPOR domain-containing protein: MMITRVIALTIAAGTFGLSAVPSQSQAQSQSSAGLPAEFPPASYRGKQYVDSKGCVFIRAGIDGNVTWVPRVSRSRKQLCGQQPTAVAGATRSPSQGGPAPQLITLPASQQPSTPAPAPAPTRPATAVASTSAPTTPAPTKPQRPSATASAAPVAAPVRAAKPAPQSAVAAAPAVSAARAPVATAASPASGGCANASALSQQYTNQGARCGPQAVSPVTFGTGSGVGPQSSLRLTPNTRVVPTHVYQARRHSQAVTPPSGYRAVWQDDRLNLQRAERGLKPAIISGMVQVPAGYVLASREDDRLNSQRATRTAEGDAQSDLIWTRTVPRKLVALPLDRPVVSLPTSAAVSQAEVSENLVLHLSTRSAPAPRRYVRAATFSDPAAARAAAQGLAARGLSVRLGSVTRKGKMYKVVLAGPYTDTAAAEAALTNVRAAGYSGARLSK; encoded by the coding sequence ATGATGATCACTAGAGTTATTGCATTGACCATTGCGGCAGGCACCTTTGGCCTGTCCGCCGTCCCCTCCCAGTCTCAGGCCCAATCACAGTCCAGTGCAGGGCTGCCTGCTGAATTCCCTCCGGCTTCGTACAGGGGCAAACAATATGTCGACAGCAAGGGCTGTGTGTTCATTCGGGCGGGCATCGACGGCAATGTGACCTGGGTTCCGCGGGTGAGCCGCTCGCGCAAGCAATTATGTGGTCAGCAGCCGACTGCGGTGGCCGGCGCGACCCGTAGCCCCTCGCAGGGTGGCCCGGCACCGCAGCTGATTACGCTGCCAGCCAGTCAGCAACCTTCCACTCCGGCTCCGGCTCCGGCGCCAACACGACCCGCGACGGCGGTGGCCAGCACCAGCGCACCCACCACTCCGGCGCCAACCAAACCGCAACGTCCATCTGCGACAGCCAGCGCGGCCCCGGTTGCGGCCCCAGTCAGGGCCGCCAAGCCAGCGCCGCAGTCCGCCGTTGCGGCCGCTCCCGCAGTCTCTGCTGCCCGGGCACCCGTTGCGACCGCTGCGTCTCCGGCGTCTGGCGGTTGCGCCAATGCCTCTGCGCTGAGCCAGCAATATACCAATCAGGGCGCCCGCTGTGGCCCACAGGCGGTGTCTCCGGTTACCTTTGGCACTGGCAGCGGAGTAGGGCCGCAATCGTCGCTGCGGTTGACCCCCAACACGCGCGTGGTGCCAACCCATGTGTACCAGGCCCGGCGCCACAGTCAGGCCGTCACCCCGCCCAGTGGCTATCGCGCTGTTTGGCAGGACGACCGGTTGAACCTTCAGCGGGCCGAGCGCGGCCTGAAACCTGCGATAATCAGCGGTATGGTTCAGGTTCCCGCAGGCTATGTATTGGCAAGCCGCGAGGATGACCGGCTGAACAGCCAGCGCGCAACCCGCACCGCCGAAGGCGATGCGCAAAGCGATCTGATCTGGACCCGCACCGTGCCACGCAAACTTGTCGCCCTGCCGCTGGATCGTCCGGTGGTCAGTTTGCCGACAAGTGCCGCCGTGAGTCAGGCCGAGGTGTCCGAAAATCTGGTGCTTCACCTGTCGACGCGCTCTGCTCCGGCGCCGCGGCGCTATGTCCGCGCGGCAACCTTTTCTGATCCCGCCGCCGCACGGGCGGCAGCGCAGGGGCTTGCGGCCCGCGGCCTGTCGGTGCGACTTGGCAGTGTCACCCGCAAGGGGAAGATGTATAAAGTGGTGCTGGCCGGTCCCTATACTGACACTGCCGCTGCTGAGGCGGCGCTGACCAATGTCCGCGCTGCGGGCTATTCAGGGGCACGTCTGAGCAAATAA
- the upp gene encoding uracil phosphoribosyltransferase: MSEHLTVVDHPLVQHKLTLMRDKGTSTAGFRRLLHEITQLLAYEITRDMPLTTTTIETPMEEMESPILAGKKLALVSILRAGNGMLDGVLELIPSARVGFVGLYRDEETLQPVQYYFKVPKGMNDRLVIAVDPMLATGNSSVAAIDLLKEAGATDIRFLCLLAAPEGVARMKEAHPDVSIVTASLDRELNEKGYIMPGLGDAGDRMFGTK, from the coding sequence ATGAGCGAACATCTGACCGTCGTTGACCACCCATTGGTGCAACACAAACTGACACTGATGCGGGACAAGGGCACCTCGACCGCCGGCTTCCGTCGGCTGCTGCACGAGATCACCCAACTGCTGGCCTATGAGATCACCCGCGATATGCCGCTGACCACCACCACCATCGAGACCCCGATGGAGGAGATGGAATCGCCGATCCTGGCCGGTAAGAAACTGGCGCTGGTGTCGATCCTGCGGGCCGGCAACGGTATGCTGGACGGGGTGCTGGAACTGATCCCTTCGGCCCGCGTTGGCTTTGTCGGTCTGTACCGGGACGAGGAAACACTGCAGCCAGTGCAGTATTATTTCAAAGTCCCCAAGGGCATGAATGATCGTCTGGTGATTGCCGTTGATCCGATGCTGGCCACCGGCAACAGCTCGGTCGCCGCCATCGACCTGCTGAAAGAGGCCGGTGCCACCGATATCCGTTTCCTCTGTCTGCTGGCCGCACCCGAAGGTGTTGCGCGGATGAAAGAGGCGCATCCGGATGTGTCGATTGTAACGGCATCGCTGGATCGTGAGCTGAACGAGAAGGGCTATATCATGCCCGGTCTTGGTGATGCGGGCGACCGCATGTTCGGCACCAAGTAA
- a CDS encoding adenosine deaminase encodes MSVADLPKIELHLHHEGAAPPAFIRQLAHEKKMDLSGIFRADGGYDFRDFTHFLSVYEAASEVLTGPEEFRRLTLAILEESAANGVVYSETFLSPDFCGGGDLAAWRDYLAAIQDAADEAEKRFGITLRGVVTCVRHFGPDKAKKAAQCAADTAGDWIVGFGMGGNEGMGQQGDFAWSFDCAREAGLRLTTHAGEFGGPESVRDAVRILGVERIGHGVRAIEDADLVHELADRGTVLEVCPGSNVVLGLCPDFASHPISRLRDAGVKVTVSTDDPPFFHTTMRREYEMLNQAFGWDADDFAALNATALAAAFCDDATRDRVQKRLES; translated from the coding sequence ATGAGCGTTGCCGACCTGCCAAAAATCGAATTGCACCTGCACCACGAAGGGGCGGCGCCGCCGGCCTTTATCCGCCAGTTGGCGCATGAAAAGAAAATGGACCTCAGCGGCATTTTTCGCGCTGATGGCGGCTATGATTTCCGCGATTTCACCCATTTTCTGTCGGTCTACGAGGCCGCCAGCGAGGTACTGACCGGCCCCGAAGAATTCCGCCGCCTGACGCTGGCCATTCTGGAGGAAAGCGCCGCAAATGGCGTGGTCTACTCAGAGACCTTCCTCAGCCCTGATTTCTGCGGTGGTGGCGATCTGGCCGCCTGGCGGGATTATTTGGCGGCGATACAGGATGCCGCTGATGAGGCCGAGAAACGGTTCGGTATCACCCTGCGCGGCGTGGTGACCTGTGTGCGCCATTTTGGACCGGATAAGGCCAAGAAGGCGGCACAATGTGCGGCGGATACCGCAGGCGACTGGATCGTCGGCTTTGGCATGGGCGGCAACGAGGGCATGGGACAACAGGGCGATTTCGCTTGGAGCTTTGACTGCGCCCGCGAGGCCGGGTTGCGGCTGACCACCCATGCGGGTGAATTTGGTGGCCCCGAGAGCGTCCGTGATGCGGTGCGGATCTTGGGTGTTGAACGGATCGGCCACGGCGTGCGCGCCATCGAGGACGCCGATCTGGTGCATGAACTGGCTGACCGCGGCACTGTGCTCGAGGTCTGCCCCGGCTCGAACGTGGTGCTGGGACTGTGCCCGGACTTTGCCTCACATCCCATATCGCGTCTGCGCGATGCAGGCGTTAAGGTCACGGTGTCCACCGATGACCCGCCGTTTTTCCACACCACCATGCGGCGCGAATATGAGATGCTGAACCAGGCTTTTGGCTGGGACGCAGACGATTTCGCCGCCCTGAATGCGACGGCCCTGGCGGCCGCCTTTTGTGATGATGCCACCCGTGACCGGGTGCAGAAAAGACTGGAGAGCTAA
- a CDS encoding phosphopentomutase, with amino-acid sequence MPRAFLVVMDSVGIGGAPDASSFFNGALPDLGANTVGHIAQACAEGRAEIGRSGPLHLPILEQLGLGAALRLASSVPLPGFSAEPQGRWGCAAEVSRGKDTPSGHWELAGLPVPWDWCFFPDTVPSFPPDLSRYVARAAGVDGILGDCHAPGTAIIERLGEEHMRSGKPIVYTSADSVMQIAAHEETFGLDRLLDLCRSIAPHLHQMKVGRVIARPFVGNAQDGFTRTTNRRDFAITPPAPVLTNWVQNAGGAVHAIGKIGDIFTMQGIDTLQKGADATLMEHLADRLQNAADGSLTFANFVEFDSLYGHRRDISGYARALEWFDAEIGKIIEMMRPGDMLLLTADHGNDPSWPGTDHTREQVPVLIAGLGSGPVGAVGYVDIAATIADHLGVVPEGPGRSFL; translated from the coding sequence ATGCCGCGTGCGTTTTTGGTGGTGATGGATTCCGTTGGCATCGGCGGTGCGCCGGATGCCAGCAGTTTCTTCAACGGTGCTTTGCCGGATCTTGGCGCCAATACTGTGGGTCATATCGCACAGGCCTGCGCCGAGGGCCGGGCTGAGATTGGCCGCTCTGGTCCGCTGCACCTGCCGATCCTCGAACAGCTGGGGCTGGGGGCTGCGCTGCGGCTGGCCTCATCCGTGCCGCTGCCGGGGTTTAGCGCTGAACCGCAGGGCCGCTGGGGCTGCGCCGCCGAGGTGAGCCGCGGCAAGGATACCCCGTCGGGACATTGGGAACTGGCCGGGTTGCCGGTGCCTTGGGATTGGTGCTTTTTCCCCGACACTGTGCCGTCATTTCCCCCAGATCTGAGCCGCTATGTGGCTAGGGCCGCCGGGGTGGATGGTATTCTGGGTGACTGCCACGCGCCCGGCACCGCCATTATCGAACGTCTGGGCGAAGAGCACATGCGGAGCGGCAAGCCGATCGTCTATACCTCGGCGGATTCCGTGATGCAGATCGCCGCCCATGAAGAGACATTTGGTCTGGATCGGTTGCTCGATCTATGCCGCAGCATTGCACCACATCTGCACCAGATGAAGGTCGGCAGGGTCATTGCCCGGCCCTTTGTCGGCAATGCGCAAGACGGGTTCACCCGCACCACCAACCGACGCGACTTTGCCATTACACCGCCAGCGCCAGTGCTGACCAATTGGGTGCAAAACGCCGGGGGGGCGGTGCATGCAATTGGTAAAATCGGCGACATCTTCACCATGCAGGGTATTGATACCTTGCAAAAAGGCGCGGATGCGACACTGATGGAGCATCTGGCGGATCGGCTGCAAAACGCCGCCGATGGCAGTCTGACTTTTGCCAATTTTGTCGAGTTTGACAGTCTTTATGGCCATCGCCGTGACATCTCGGGCTATGCCCGCGCGCTGGAATGGTTTGACGCCGAGATCGGCAAAATCATTGAAATGATGCGCCCGGGTGACATGTTACTGCTGACAGCTGATCACGGCAATGACCCCAGCTGGCCGGGCACCGATCACACCCGCGAACAGGTGCCGGTACTGATTGCCGGGCTCGGCTCCGGCCCGGTTGGCGCGGTGGGATACGTTGATATCGCCGCAACCATTGCGGATCATCTTGGTGTTGTGCCAGAAGGCCCCGGAAGGAGCTTCTTATGA
- a CDS encoding thymidine phosphorylase, whose product MDARAIIATLRRGDTPSEDQLRWFARGLADDTVSDAQAGAFAMAVCLRGLGPEGRRALTLAMRDSGEVLSWDLDGPVLDKHSTGGVGDCVSLLLAPALAECGAYVPMISGRGLGHTGGTLDKMEAIPGVTTQVPQDRLVQIMHEVGCAIVSATAQIAPADRRLYAIRDVTSTVESLDLITASILSKKLAASPDGLVLDVKLGSGAFMKTLDEARALARALSETANAAGCKTSAVITDMNQPLAPALGNALEVAEVMKALTGVTQGPLSEITAVLGGILLADAGLATSEQDGADRINAALSGGQVADRFGRMIAAVGGPLGFVDNWQRFLPEATVIKEIAANRAGYVTAIDGEALGLAVVRLGGGRMVESDLVNPAVGLAGLVRLGERVEKGTPLAVVHAAREEAARIAEATVQAAITIAPHPADLPDLIHERIS is encoded by the coding sequence ATGGATGCGCGCGCGATCATTGCCACCTTGCGTCGGGGCGACACCCCAAGCGAAGACCAACTGCGCTGGTTTGCCCGGGGGCTGGCAGATGACACGGTCAGCGATGCGCAGGCCGGTGCCTTTGCCATGGCGGTATGCCTGCGCGGGCTCGGCCCTGAGGGGCGGCGCGCCCTGACCCTTGCCATGCGCGACAGTGGCGAGGTGCTGAGCTGGGATTTGGATGGGCCGGTACTGGACAAGCATTCCACCGGCGGTGTCGGTGATTGCGTGTCGCTGCTGCTGGCACCGGCGCTGGCCGAATGTGGCGCCTATGTGCCGATGATATCGGGGCGCGGGCTGGGCCATACCGGCGGCACGCTGGACAAAATGGAAGCCATCCCCGGTGTGACAACTCAGGTGCCACAGGACCGGTTGGTGCAGATCATGCACGAGGTCGGCTGTGCCATTGTCAGCGCCACCGCCCAGATCGCCCCGGCGGATAGGCGGCTCTACGCGATCCGCGATGTGACCTCGACTGTCGAGAGCCTGGATCTGATCACCGCGTCGATCCTTTCCAAGAAACTGGCTGCCAGCCCGGATGGTCTGGTACTGGATGTCAAGCTTGGTTCGGGCGCCTTCATGAAAACCCTCGACGAGGCTCGGGCGCTGGCCCGCGCTCTCAGCGAGACGGCCAATGCGGCAGGGTGTAAGACCTCAGCTGTGATCACTGATATGAACCAGCCCTTGGCGCCAGCATTGGGCAATGCACTTGAGGTGGCCGAGGTGATGAAGGCGCTGACCGGTGTCACGCAGGGGCCTTTGTCCGAAATCACCGCTGTCTTGGGTGGTATTCTGCTGGCGGATGCCGGTCTGGCCACCAGCGAGCAGGACGGCGCCGATCGCATCAATGCCGCCCTGTCTGGTGGTCAGGTCGCTGACCGCTTTGGCCGGATGATCGCCGCAGTTGGCGGGCCGCTTGGGTTTGTTGACAACTGGCAGCGTTTCCTGCCCGAGGCGACGGTGATCAAGGAGATCGCCGCCAACCGCGCGGGCTATGTCACTGCCATCGACGGCGAGGCGCTGGGCCTTGCCGTGGTACGTCTGGGCGGTGGGCGGATGGTGGAAAGCGACTTGGTCAACCCTGCCGTTGGACTGGCTGGGCTGGTGCGTCTGGGCGAGAGGGTTGAAAAAGGCACGCCTTTGGCGGTGGTCCATGCGGCCCGCGAAGAGGCTGCGCGCATTGCCGAGGCAACGGTGCAGGCGGCGATCACCATTGCGCCGCACCCCGCTGATCTGCCGGATCTTATCCATGAGAGGATATCCTGA
- a CDS encoding cytidine deaminase yields MTLKNAATAVRLNAHAPYSNFKVGAAIRAVSGQVYVGCNVENVAYPEGTCAEAGAIAAMVAAGETQLTEVFVIANCPAPIPPCGGCRQKLAEFGSGDVTVTLATTDGDEQVTTIGDLLPGKFDASHMDRS; encoded by the coding sequence ATGACCCTGAAAAATGCTGCCACCGCTGTGCGCCTGAATGCCCACGCACCCTATTCCAACTTCAAGGTGGGGGCTGCGATCCGCGCCGTCTCGGGGCAGGTCTATGTGGGCTGTAATGTCGAAAACGTCGCCTATCCCGAAGGTACTTGCGCCGAGGCCGGGGCGATTGCGGCGATGGTTGCGGCCGGGGAGACGCAGCTGACCGAGGTGTTTGTGATTGCCAATTGCCCGGCGCCAATTCCGCCCTGTGGCGGCTGCCGGCAGAAATTGGCGGAATTTGGCTCAGGTGATGTGACAGTGACGCTGGCCACAACCGACGGCGATGAGCAGGTGACCACCATTGGCGATCTGCTGCCGGGCAAGTTTGACGCCAGCCACATGGACCGGAGTTAA
- a CDS encoding cupin domain-containing protein, producing the protein MMATIAEMRLPTQELRDDIPFYTKVLGMRMDSIYPADDPSVAVFSGHGLRLRIEKGAPEAPGTLRILTEDPDGFANGQRQLTAPNGTRIEIEDRNPPLVMPQTVHSFVVRRLADQAPWVIGRAGMNYRDLVPDRLGGAVIASHIRIPGGGPVPDMVHFHRVGFQLIFCIHGWVDVAYEDQGPPMRLTAGDCFIQPPEIRHRVLHSGDDVQVIEIGVPAEHVTEIDHDMTLPTPNLRPDREWQGQRFVFNQARDADWQDFRLPGFVSRGTTIAANTKGVADVQVVRKGQGDSPFASHDTDILFAFVMSGQVILHGEGREPYNLEPGDAFVIPPGMKTRLSDASDDLELLEVSLPGSFTTTLETP; encoded by the coding sequence ATGATGGCTACAATAGCCGAGATGCGATTGCCGACGCAGGAATTGCGTGATGATATTCCGTTTTATACCAAGGTGTTGGGGATGCGAATGGATTCAATTTATCCGGCCGATGACCCCAGCGTCGCGGTGTTTTCCGGGCATGGGCTGCGGCTGCGTATTGAGAAAGGCGCGCCCGAGGCGCCGGGCACCCTGCGCATTCTGACCGAAGATCCCGATGGTTTTGCCAATGGGCAGCGCCAGTTGACGGCGCCAAATGGGACGCGGATTGAAATCGAAGACCGCAACCCACCGCTGGTGATGCCACAAACGGTGCATTCCTTTGTGGTGCGCCGTCTGGCCGATCAGGCCCCTTGGGTCATTGGCCGGGCAGGCATGAATTACCGGGATCTGGTGCCTGATCGGCTGGGCGGCGCGGTGATTGCCAGCCACATCCGCATTCCGGGCGGCGGTCCGGTGCCGGATATGGTGCATTTTCACCGGGTTGGTTTTCAGCTGATCTTTTGCATTCACGGCTGGGTGGACGTGGCCTACGAGGATCAGGGACCTCCCATGCGGCTGACCGCAGGCGATTGTTTTATCCAGCCGCCGGAAATTCGCCACCGGGTTTTGCATTCGGGCGATGATGTGCAGGTGATCGAAATCGGCGTTCCTGCTGAACATGTCACCGAAATCGACCATGACATGACTCTGCCGACACCAAACCTGCGCCCTGACCGCGAATGGCAGGGGCAGCGGTTTGTCTTTAATCAGGCTCGGGATGCCGACTGGCAGGATTTCCGCCTGCCGGGGTTTGTCAGCCGGGGCACCACCATTGCCGCCAATACCAAAGGCGTTGCCGATGTGCAGGTGGTGCGCAAGGGGCAGGGAGACAGCCCCTTTGCCAGCCATGATACCGATATCCTGTTTGCCTTTGTAATGTCGGGTCAAGTGATCTTGCACGGCGAGGGGCGCGAGCCGTATAATCTGGAACCGGGCGATGCTTTTGTCATCCCACCGGGGATGAAAACCAGACTGTCGGATGCATCGGATGATCTGGAACTACTGGAGGTTAGCCTGCCGGGCAGCTTCACCACGACATTGGAGACACCATGA
- a CDS encoding NADP-dependent malic enzyme, with the protein MSDTQNLRQAALHYHESPQPGKLEIRATKPMANGRDLARAYSPGVAEACTEILADPANAARYTIRGNLVAVVTNGTAVLGLGNIGALASKPVMEGKAVLFKNFAGIDCFDIEVNESDPEKLADIVCALEPTFGAINLEDIKAPDCFIVEKICRERMNIPVFHDDQHGTAIVVGAAAKNALHVVGKSFDDIKIVSTGGGAAGIACLNMLLKLGVKRQNIWLCDIHGLVYEGRVEDMNPHKAAFAQASDKRTLDDVIDGADLFLGLSGPNVLKPEMVAKMSDKPIIFALANPNPEIMPEEARKVKPDAIIATGRSDFPNQVNNVLCFPFIFRGALDVGATEINDAMQIACVEGIAELARATTSAEAAAAYKGEQLTFGADYLIPKPFDPRLVAVVSSAVAKAAMETGVATRQIDDMEAYKQKLNQTVFKSALLMKPVFESARVASRRIVFAEGEDERVLRAAQAILEETTETPILIGRPEVIDARCEKLGLDIRPGSDFQIVNPENDPRYYDYWNSYHRLLQRQGVTPDIAKAVMRTNTTAIGAIMVQRGEADSLICGTFGEYRWHLNYVTQMLGGNSFEPHGALSLMILEDGPLFIADTHVRVEPTPEQIAQSVIGAARHVRRFGLEPKIALCSQSQFGNTNCDTGTRLRAALEILNDKPRDFVYEGEMNIDTALDADLRSRIFPNSRMEGAANVLIFAHADAASGVRNILKMRADGLEVGPILMGMGNRAHIVSPSITARGLLNMAAIAGTPVTHYG; encoded by the coding sequence ATGTCCGATACTCAGAACCTCCGCCAGGCTGCCTTGCATTATCACGAATCCCCGCAGCCCGGTAAGTTGGAGATCCGTGCGACCAAGCCGATGGCCAATGGTCGCGACCTGGCCCGCGCCTATTCGCCCGGCGTTGCCGAGGCCTGCACCGAGATCCTGGCCGACCCCGCCAATGCTGCCCGCTATACCATCCGCGGCAATCTGGTGGCGGTGGTGACCAACGGCACTGCGGTGCTGGGGCTGGGCAACATCGGCGCACTGGCCTCAAAACCGGTGATGGAGGGCAAGGCGGTTCTGTTCAAGAATTTTGCCGGCATTGATTGCTTTGACATCGAAGTGAACGAGAGCGACCCCGAAAAACTGGCCGATATCGTCTGCGCGCTGGAACCCACCTTCGGCGCCATCAATCTAGAGGACATCAAGGCCCCGGATTGCTTTATCGTTGAGAAGATCTGCCGCGAACGGATGAATATTCCGGTGTTCCACGACGATCAGCACGGCACCGCCATTGTGGTTGGCGCCGCCGCCAAAAACGCTCTGCATGTGGTTGGCAAAAGCTTTGACGACATCAAGATCGTTTCAACCGGCGGCGGCGCGGCCGGAATTGCCTGCCTCAACATGCTGTTGAAACTGGGTGTCAAGCGTCAGAATATTTGGCTCTGCGACATTCACGGCTTGGTCTATGAGGGCCGCGTTGAGGATATGAACCCGCATAAGGCGGCCTTTGCCCAGGCTTCGGACAAGCGAACGCTGGATGACGTCATCGACGGTGCCGATCTGTTTCTTGGGCTGTCCGGGCCCAATGTGCTGAAGCCAGAAATGGTTGCCAAGATGTCTGACAAGCCGATCATCTTTGCGCTGGCCAATCCCAACCCGGAAATCATGCCCGAAGAGGCCCGCAAGGTAAAACCGGACGCCATCATCGCCACCGGGCGCAGTGATTTCCCCAATCAGGTCAACAACGTGTTGTGCTTTCCGTTTATCTTTCGCGGCGCATTGGATGTTGGCGCAACTGAGATCAACGACGCCATGCAGATTGCCTGTGTCGAGGGCATCGCCGAACTGGCCCGCGCCACCACCTCGGCCGAGGCGGCCGCCGCCTATAAGGGCGAACAGCTGACCTTTGGCGCCGATTACCTGATCCCCAAACCGTTTGACCCTCGGTTGGTGGCAGTGGTGTCCTCGGCGGTGGCCAAGGCGGCGATGGAAACCGGTGTTGCCACCCGTCAAATCGACGACATGGAAGCCTACAAACAAAAACTGAACCAGACGGTGTTCAAATCGGCACTGCTGATGAAGCCCGTGTTTGAATCGGCCCGCGTTGCCTCGCGCCGGATTGTATTTGCCGAGGGTGAAGACGAACGGGTGCTGCGCGCGGCGCAGGCGATTTTGGAAGAAACCACCGAGACCCCGATCCTGATTGGTCGCCCCGAGGTGATAGACGCCCGCTGCGAAAAGCTGGGGCTGGATATTCGCCCCGGCTCCGATTTTCAGATCGTCAATCCCGAGAACGATCCGCGCTATTACGATTACTGGAACAGTTATCATCGGCTGCTGCAACGTCAGGGCGTCACCCCCGACATCGCCAAGGCGGTGATGCGCACCAATACCACGGCCATTGGCGCCATCATGGTACAGCGCGGCGAGGCCGACAGCCTGATCTGCGGCACCTTTGGTGAATATCGCTGGCACCTGAATTACGTCACGCAGATGCTGGGGGGCAATAGCTTTGAGCCACACGGCGCTCTGTCGCTGATGATCCTCGAAGACGGCCCCCTGTTCATCGCCGACACCCATGTCCGGGTAGAACCCACCCCCGAGCAGATTGCCCAGTCGGTGATTGGCGCCGCCCGTCACGTGCGCCGCTTTGGTCTGGAGCCCAAGATCGCGCTGTGTTCGCAGTCTCAGTTTGGCAATACCAACTGCGATACCGGCACCCGGTTGCGCGCTGCACTGGAAATCCTGAACGACAAGCCGCGTGATTTTGTCTATGAGGGCGAAATGAACATCGACACCGCTCTGGATGCTGACCTTAGGTCGCGGATCTTCCCCAACTCGCGGATGGAGGGCGCCGCCAATGTGCTGATCTTTGCTCATGCGGATGCGGCCAGCGGTGTGCGCAACATTCTGAAAATGCGGGCAGACGGGCTGGAGGTCGGGCCGATTCTGATGGGCATGGGAAACCGCGCCCATATCGTGTCACCGTCGATCACCGCACGCGGATTGCTGAACATGGCCGCCATTGCCGGCACGCCGGTCACCCACTACGGCTAA
- a CDS encoding SDR family NAD(P)-dependent oxidoreductase, with translation MQLKGKTVIVTGGSDGIGRHICLKLAAEGCKLAVLGRNSTRLDAVVAESLALGAVEARAYAVDFMDAKALATTAQTIETDFGVVDILINNAGVWHKAGPLDSIDADMLVTTVQTNLTALMQLTLHILPMLRTRGEAAILNIASKSGVVAQAGQSVYSATKYGVRGFTDVLKEDEAETGVRVAGLYQSGTNTGMFAKAGEEVPNHIFTEPDDLADVVVFMLSRPEKLWMHEVRVEI, from the coding sequence ATGCAACTTAAAGGTAAAACCGTCATTGTAACCGGCGGCAGCGATGGCATTGGCAGGCATATTTGTCTGAAACTGGCTGCCGAAGGCTGCAAACTGGCCGTTCTTGGCCGCAACAGCACGCGGCTTGATGCGGTGGTGGCTGAATCGCTGGCTCTGGGGGCTGTCGAGGCACGCGCCTATGCCGTCGATTTCATGGATGCAAAGGCCTTGGCGACCACGGCGCAAACGATTGAAACTGATTTTGGCGTTGTTGATATCCTTATCAACAACGCCGGTGTCTGGCACAAAGCCGGGCCGCTCGATTCTATTGATGCGGATATGCTGGTCACAACCGTTCAGACCAATCTGACTGCCCTGATGCAACTGACGCTGCACATCCTGCCAATGCTGCGCACACGAGGTGAGGCCGCGATTCTCAATATTGCGTCCAAATCCGGCGTTGTCGCTCAGGCCGGGCAATCGGTTTACTCGGCCACCAAATATGGCGTGCGCGGGTTTACCGATGTGTTGAAGGAAGATGAGGCCGAAACCGGTGTACGGGTCGCCGGACTGTATCAGAGCGGCACCAATACGGGTATGTTTGCCAAGGCTGGCGAAGAGGTTCCAAACCACATCTTTACCGAGCCTGACGATCTGGCTGACGTGGTTGTCTTTATGCTGTCACGGCCAGAAAAACTGTGGATGCACGAGGTGCGTGTCGAGATATAA
- a CDS encoding IS5 family transposase, with amino-acid sequence MSNLFWLREDQMARLRPYFPKSHGVPRVDDCRVLSGIIFINRNGLRWCDAPKEYGPHKTLYNRWKRWSDMGVFARIMMGLAAEVPDNKTISIDATYLKAHRTASSLRVKKRGRGRLIPCPAGHCASMSREGTYQGRYEHEVACRAPSHGLQANHCRAVDAIGRPIQFFLTAGQVSDYTGARALVNSLPAADWLLGDRGYDADWFREALVDMGITPCIPGRKSRDKTIKYDKRRYKRRNRIEIMFGRLKDWRRVATRYDRCPKVFLSAIALAATVIFWL; translated from the coding sequence ATGAGTAATCTTTTCTGGCTGAGAGAAGATCAGATGGCACGGCTTCGGCCCTATTTTCCGAAGAGTCATGGCGTGCCACGGGTCGATGATTGTCGAGTGTTAAGTGGTATTATTTTCATCAATCGCAATGGGTTGCGTTGGTGTGATGCGCCCAAGGAGTATGGTCCACACAAGACGCTCTACAACCGCTGGAAACGGTGGAGCGACATGGGGGTGTTCGCGCGGATTATGATGGGGCTGGCAGCCGAGGTTCCTGACAACAAGACGATCTCAATTGACGCAACTTACCTCAAGGCACATCGAACGGCCTCCAGCCTGCGGGTAAAAAAAAGGGGGCGTGGACGTCTGATCCCCTGCCCGGCAGGGCATTGCGCATCAATGTCCCGAGAGGGGACGTACCAAGGGCGGTATGAACACGAAGTTGCATGCCGTGCCCCCTCTCATGGTTTGCAGGCAAACCACTGCCGGGCAGTGGACGCGATTGGGCGGCCGATCCAGTTCTTCCTGACCGCCGGTCAGGTTAGCGATTACACTGGGGCAAGAGCTCTGGTGAATAGCCTGCCAGCGGCCGACTGGCTATTGGGAGATCGCGGATATGACGCGGATTGGTTCCGAGAGGCCCTTGTAGATATGGGAATAACGCCCTGCATCCCTGGACGAAAGTCGCGAGACAAAACCATCAAGTACGACAAGCGTCGTTACAAAAGACGTAACCGGATTGAGATCATGTTTGGTCGCCTGAAAGACTGGCGGCGCGTGGCTACCCGTTATGACCGATGCCCGAAGGTCTTCCTGTCCGCCATCGCTCTCGCAGCAACCGTGATCTTCTGGTTATGA